The Oncorhynchus masou masou isolate Uvic2021 chromosome 6, UVic_Omas_1.1, whole genome shotgun sequence genome has a window encoding:
- the LOC135542300 gene encoding interleukin-17 receptor D-like isoform X1: MAARARLFHLATIVFLFSNYYSASQAPGTNKGNSDKCNNKVQQSLHTKDEVAADVLTTPRLLSRQWKCWKGLQVQSSSDGNGRKRGVTFRTDNCSVNWSPLGKHAIHGVNNMTFSHLSCDSQAAVVVHWMTSPLGIEHVKGFRVYLEDKNPEGKRCQHMILKDPRPLNFSYKTVKMSSQPFPGLAYETDYMVRVVPFPTVMNDSFFPPSFLRTNSCEVLLGPDNLVCKPFWKPKTLNISQLGSNLHVVFDHAPSTFGFTIYYLYYKLRQEGPFRLKRCKPEFNLPITTCVLQDVIPGTYAIELRDDTNTTRRQAQYHVSQVHSPWAGPIRAMAITVPLVIMSAFATLFTVMCRKKQQENIYSHLDEESAESSSHTTALNADRPWPRTKVFVCYSTKDCPKHLTVVQSFAFFLQDFCGCEVTLDLWEHLQICKEGQMSWLSRQIDEAHYIITVCSKGLKHYIEKSRRGKSPARGGAAAANGAELFIVAVAMIAEKLCEARKKDQDLSRFMAVYFDYSHEGDVPTMLSLAPKFKLMDQLPQMFGRLHSRQLSLPEREPQPLNISKRNYFRSKSGRSLYVAICNMHQHISLEPDWFERQVKPAPLAPRDGAGASLSSSSLRMEKFDSGLVLNEVLFKLPSESEGTLKRNVLLTSLPPSLSLAHCSLDRPGGPGNSLSSSSFSQGESGFTSGASSGLGPLPLSSLRPVVTPQAGDGSASPPEMPRDSGIYDLSVPSSELSIPLMEGLSPDQADSSSLADSESSSSGLGDEEPPAVSSLHYAVPTICKAELHHHHLEQSEGLGLFPVPPL, from the exons GGGCTCCAGGTCCAGTCAAGTTCTGACGGGAATGGTCGGAAGCGAGGGGTCACATTCCGAACAGACA actgcTCTGTGAACTGGAGTCCATTGGGGAAGCATGCCATCCATGGGGTGAACAATATGACATTCAGCCACCTCTCCTGTGACAGCCAGGCTGCTGTGGTGGTCCACTGGATGACCAGCCCTCTAG GTATTGAGCATGTGAAGGGCTTCAGAGTATACCTAGAGGATAAGAACCCAGAGGGCAAACGGTGTCAACACATGATCCTCAAAGACCCACGACCGCTCAACTTCTCCTACAAGACTGTG AAGATGAGCTCACAGCCCTTCCCTGGCCTGGCCTATGAGACCGATTACATGGTCCGTGTTGTTCCCTTCCCCACCGTCATGAACGACAGCTTCTTCCCCCCATCCTTCCTGCGCACAAACT CCTGTGAAGTTCTACTGGGTCCAGACAACCTGGTCTGCAAACCAT TCTGGAAGCCCAAGACTCTCAACATCTCCCAGCTGGGCTCCAACCTCCATGTTGTCTTCGACCACGCCCCCTCCACCTTCGGCTTCACCATCTACTACCTGTACTACAAACTACGACAGGAAGGACCATTCAGGCTTAAACGCTGCAAACCG GAGTTTAATCTGCCCATAACGACATGCGTTCTTCAAGATGTGATACCAGGAACCTATGCGATTGAG CTGAGAGATGACACCAACACTACCAGAAGACAGGCCCAGTACCACGTAAGCCAAG TCCACTCCCCGTGGGCAGGGCCTATCAGAGCCATGGCCATCACTGTCCCTCTAGTCATCATGTCTGCCTTCGCTACACTCTTCACTGTAATGTGCCGGAAGAAACAACAAG AGAATATCTACTCCCATCTGGATGAGGAGAGTGCCGAGTCATCGTCTCACACCACAGCTCTGAATGCAGACAGACCCTGGCCCCGGACTAAGGTGTTTGTCTGCTACTCTACTAAGGACTGCCCCAAACACCTCACAGTCGTACAGAGCTTCGCCTTCTTCCTCCAGGACTTCTGTGGCTGTGAG GTGACTCTGGACCTGTGGGAGCACCTGCAGATCTGTAAGGAGGGCCAGATGTCCTGGCTGAGTCGGCAGATAGATGAGGCTCACTACATCATCACTGTCTGCTCCAAAGGTCTCAAGCACTATATAGAGAAGAGCCGCAGGGGGAAATCACCAGCCAGAG GTGGAGCAGCTGCAGCAAACGGAGCAGAGCTCTTCATCGTCGCAGTGGCCATGATTGCGGAAAAGCTCTGTGAGGCGCGCAAGAAAGACCAGGACCTGTCTCGCTTCATGGCCGTCTACTTCGACTACTCCCACGAGGGCGATGTCCCGACCATGCTGAGCCTGGCTCCCAAGTTCAAGCTCATGGATCAGCTCCCTCAGATGTTTGGCCGCCTCCACTCCCGCCAGCTCAGTTTACCGGAACGCGAGCCGCAGCCGCTCAACATCAGCAAGAGGAACTACTTCCGGAGCAAGTCAGGGCGGTCTCTATACGTGGCCATCTGCAACATGCACCAGCACATCTCATTGGAGCCTGATTGGTTCGAGAGGCAGGTGAAACCCGCTCCTCTGGCACCGCGTGACGGTGCCGGAGCATCATTGTCATCATCGTCGCTTCGCATGGAGAAGTTTGACTCTGGGCTGGTGCTCAACGAGGTTTTATTTAAGTTGCCATCAGAAAGCGAGGGTACTCTGAAGAGGAATGTGCTGCTCacgtctctccctcccagcctcagccTGGCCCACTGTTCCCTGGACAGACCCGGGGGGCCTGGGAACAGCCTCTCCAGCTCCAGCTTTTCTCAGGGGGAATCTGGGTTCACGTCGGGGGCCTCGTCTGGTTTGGGTCCTCTGCCTCTGAGTTCTCTGAGGCCTGTCGTAACTCCCCAGGCTGGAGATGGGTCAGCCAGTCCCCCAGAAATGCCCCGGGACTCTGGGATCTATGATTTGTCAGTGCCCTCTTCTGAGCTGTCCATCCCCCTCATGGAGGGACTGTCACCTGACCAGGCTGACTCCTCCTCCCTGGCTGACAGCGAATCATCTTCTTCTGGACTGG GTGATGAGGAGCCCCCTGCTGTCAGCTCTCTGCACTACGCCGTGCCCACCATCTGTAAAGCTGAGcttcaccaccaccatctagAGCAGTCTGAAGGACTGGGACTCTTTCCTGTTCCTCCCTTGTAG
- the LOC135542300 gene encoding interleukin-17 receptor D-like isoform X2 — MAARARLFHLATIVFLFSNYYSASQAPGTNKGNSDKCNNKGLQVQSSSDGNGRKRGVTFRTDNCSVNWSPLGKHAIHGVNNMTFSHLSCDSQAAVVVHWMTSPLGIEHVKGFRVYLEDKNPEGKRCQHMILKDPRPLNFSYKTVKMSSQPFPGLAYETDYMVRVVPFPTVMNDSFFPPSFLRTNSCEVLLGPDNLVCKPFWKPKTLNISQLGSNLHVVFDHAPSTFGFTIYYLYYKLRQEGPFRLKRCKPEFNLPITTCVLQDVIPGTYAIELRDDTNTTRRQAQYHVSQVHSPWAGPIRAMAITVPLVIMSAFATLFTVMCRKKQQENIYSHLDEESAESSSHTTALNADRPWPRTKVFVCYSTKDCPKHLTVVQSFAFFLQDFCGCEVTLDLWEHLQICKEGQMSWLSRQIDEAHYIITVCSKGLKHYIEKSRRGKSPARGGAAAANGAELFIVAVAMIAEKLCEARKKDQDLSRFMAVYFDYSHEGDVPTMLSLAPKFKLMDQLPQMFGRLHSRQLSLPEREPQPLNISKRNYFRSKSGRSLYVAICNMHQHISLEPDWFERQVKPAPLAPRDGAGASLSSSSLRMEKFDSGLVLNEVLFKLPSESEGTLKRNVLLTSLPPSLSLAHCSLDRPGGPGNSLSSSSFSQGESGFTSGASSGLGPLPLSSLRPVVTPQAGDGSASPPEMPRDSGIYDLSVPSSELSIPLMEGLSPDQADSSSLADSESSSSGLGDEEPPAVSSLHYAVPTICKAELHHHHLEQSEGLGLFPVPPL; from the exons GGGCTCCAGGTCCAGTCAAGTTCTGACGGGAATGGTCGGAAGCGAGGGGTCACATTCCGAACAGACA actgcTCTGTGAACTGGAGTCCATTGGGGAAGCATGCCATCCATGGGGTGAACAATATGACATTCAGCCACCTCTCCTGTGACAGCCAGGCTGCTGTGGTGGTCCACTGGATGACCAGCCCTCTAG GTATTGAGCATGTGAAGGGCTTCAGAGTATACCTAGAGGATAAGAACCCAGAGGGCAAACGGTGTCAACACATGATCCTCAAAGACCCACGACCGCTCAACTTCTCCTACAAGACTGTG AAGATGAGCTCACAGCCCTTCCCTGGCCTGGCCTATGAGACCGATTACATGGTCCGTGTTGTTCCCTTCCCCACCGTCATGAACGACAGCTTCTTCCCCCCATCCTTCCTGCGCACAAACT CCTGTGAAGTTCTACTGGGTCCAGACAACCTGGTCTGCAAACCAT TCTGGAAGCCCAAGACTCTCAACATCTCCCAGCTGGGCTCCAACCTCCATGTTGTCTTCGACCACGCCCCCTCCACCTTCGGCTTCACCATCTACTACCTGTACTACAAACTACGACAGGAAGGACCATTCAGGCTTAAACGCTGCAAACCG GAGTTTAATCTGCCCATAACGACATGCGTTCTTCAAGATGTGATACCAGGAACCTATGCGATTGAG CTGAGAGATGACACCAACACTACCAGAAGACAGGCCCAGTACCACGTAAGCCAAG TCCACTCCCCGTGGGCAGGGCCTATCAGAGCCATGGCCATCACTGTCCCTCTAGTCATCATGTCTGCCTTCGCTACACTCTTCACTGTAATGTGCCGGAAGAAACAACAAG AGAATATCTACTCCCATCTGGATGAGGAGAGTGCCGAGTCATCGTCTCACACCACAGCTCTGAATGCAGACAGACCCTGGCCCCGGACTAAGGTGTTTGTCTGCTACTCTACTAAGGACTGCCCCAAACACCTCACAGTCGTACAGAGCTTCGCCTTCTTCCTCCAGGACTTCTGTGGCTGTGAG GTGACTCTGGACCTGTGGGAGCACCTGCAGATCTGTAAGGAGGGCCAGATGTCCTGGCTGAGTCGGCAGATAGATGAGGCTCACTACATCATCACTGTCTGCTCCAAAGGTCTCAAGCACTATATAGAGAAGAGCCGCAGGGGGAAATCACCAGCCAGAG GTGGAGCAGCTGCAGCAAACGGAGCAGAGCTCTTCATCGTCGCAGTGGCCATGATTGCGGAAAAGCTCTGTGAGGCGCGCAAGAAAGACCAGGACCTGTCTCGCTTCATGGCCGTCTACTTCGACTACTCCCACGAGGGCGATGTCCCGACCATGCTGAGCCTGGCTCCCAAGTTCAAGCTCATGGATCAGCTCCCTCAGATGTTTGGCCGCCTCCACTCCCGCCAGCTCAGTTTACCGGAACGCGAGCCGCAGCCGCTCAACATCAGCAAGAGGAACTACTTCCGGAGCAAGTCAGGGCGGTCTCTATACGTGGCCATCTGCAACATGCACCAGCACATCTCATTGGAGCCTGATTGGTTCGAGAGGCAGGTGAAACCCGCTCCTCTGGCACCGCGTGACGGTGCCGGAGCATCATTGTCATCATCGTCGCTTCGCATGGAGAAGTTTGACTCTGGGCTGGTGCTCAACGAGGTTTTATTTAAGTTGCCATCAGAAAGCGAGGGTACTCTGAAGAGGAATGTGCTGCTCacgtctctccctcccagcctcagccTGGCCCACTGTTCCCTGGACAGACCCGGGGGGCCTGGGAACAGCCTCTCCAGCTCCAGCTTTTCTCAGGGGGAATCTGGGTTCACGTCGGGGGCCTCGTCTGGTTTGGGTCCTCTGCCTCTGAGTTCTCTGAGGCCTGTCGTAACTCCCCAGGCTGGAGATGGGTCAGCCAGTCCCCCAGAAATGCCCCGGGACTCTGGGATCTATGATTTGTCAGTGCCCTCTTCTGAGCTGTCCATCCCCCTCATGGAGGGACTGTCACCTGACCAGGCTGACTCCTCCTCCCTGGCTGACAGCGAATCATCTTCTTCTGGACTGG GTGATGAGGAGCCCCCTGCTGTCAGCTCTCTGCACTACGCCGTGCCCACCATCTGTAAAGCTGAGcttcaccaccaccatctagAGCAGTCTGAAGGACTGGGACTCTTTCCTGTTCCTCCCTTGTAG